Proteins encoded by one window of Acidimicrobiia bacterium:
- a CDS encoding CoA transferase: MSTPPAGPLAGIRVLEVGHVLAGPFGGMLLADLGADVIKIEPIDGDLSRQVGSNVVDGHNVYFASLNRNKRSVHIDLSTSEGQAELGKLAATAHALLVNMRPATIRKLGLDYESLRHFNPKIVCVALTGYGLDGPASDWPAFDYVIQAGTGVAAMTGEPDGPPTLAGYSAVDNSTGAMAALGLVAKVLEGTGGQVDVSLFDVMLSQLNYKAAAYLNGGEVPTRQPLGAHTFYVPAQLFETASGHLALFVSHDEFWRRVCTEVGRPEWADDPRFSTMRTRFEHRDELLAGLGAEFQKASAAEWVARLRPLGIPVGEVVNLADALDGDLVRSRGMVVAVDTPEGPLRMVGNPIRVTDATQEYRVPPRLHEHTRELLDGDDQAS; the protein is encoded by the coding sequence GTGAGCACGCCGCCTGCGGGGCCGCTCGCCGGGATCCGCGTGCTGGAGGTCGGCCACGTCCTCGCCGGGCCGTTCGGCGGGATGCTGCTCGCGGACCTCGGCGCCGACGTGATCAAGATCGAGCCGATCGACGGCGACCTATCGCGACAGGTGGGCTCGAACGTCGTCGACGGGCACAACGTCTACTTCGCGAGCTTGAACCGCAACAAGCGCAGCGTGCACATCGATCTCTCCACTTCCGAGGGACAGGCGGAGCTCGGGAAGCTCGCGGCCACCGCGCACGCGCTGCTCGTGAACATGCGGCCGGCGACGATCCGCAAGCTCGGTCTCGACTACGAGTCGCTGCGACACTTCAACCCGAAGATCGTGTGCGTCGCGCTCACGGGGTACGGGCTCGACGGCCCCGCCTCCGATTGGCCCGCATTCGACTACGTGATCCAGGCCGGTACCGGCGTCGCCGCGATGACGGGTGAGCCCGACGGACCGCCCACGCTCGCCGGGTACTCCGCAGTGGACAACTCCACCGGAGCAATGGCGGCGCTCGGGCTCGTGGCCAAGGTGCTCGAAGGCACGGGTGGCCAGGTCGACGTCTCGTTGTTCGACGTGATGCTCTCGCAGCTCAACTACAAGGCCGCCGCCTACCTCAACGGAGGCGAAGTGCCGACGCGGCAGCCGCTCGGCGCGCACACCTTCTATGTGCCGGCGCAGCTGTTCGAGACAGCGTCGGGCCACCTCGCGCTGTTCGTGAGCCACGACGAGTTCTGGCGCCGCGTCTGCACCGAGGTCGGTCGGCCCGAATGGGCGGACGACCCGCGCTTCTCGACGATGCGCACCCGGTTCGAGCATCGAGACGAGCTCCTTGCCGGGCTCGGCGCGGAGTTCCAGAAGGCTTCGGCGGCAGAGTGGGTGGCGCGTCTGCGCCCGCTCGGGATCCCCGTCGGTGAGGTCGTCAACCTTGCCGACGCGCTCGACGGTGACCTCGTTCGAAGTCGCGGCATGGTGGTGGCCGTCGATACGCCCGAAGGTCCGTTGCGAATGGTCGGCAACCCGATCCGGGTCACGGACGCGACCCAGGAGTACCGGGTGCCGCCGCGCCTGCACGAGCACACCCGCGAGCTGCTCGATGGAGACGATCAAGCGTCGTAG
- a CDS encoding VOC family protein, whose protein sequence is MSIPETTAVLEGPIRQIGYIVRDLDAAVQSWCALGVGPWFTVRNMEQKDCRYRGELCEPTISIALANSGAMQVELIQQHDDTPSIYREFIDARGEGYHQLAWWATDFDAVMQKAAAAGWPAVWSGDGGAVRFAYFEPNPEISTVFEVMELNDTSRGMVDLVAIAAAHWDGVSDPVRSLV, encoded by the coding sequence GTGAGCATCCCGGAGACGACCGCAGTGCTCGAAGGTCCGATCCGCCAGATCGGCTACATCGTGCGCGATCTCGACGCGGCGGTGCAGTCGTGGTGTGCGCTGGGTGTCGGCCCGTGGTTCACGGTGCGCAACATGGAGCAGAAGGACTGCCGGTACCGAGGCGAGCTCTGCGAGCCAACGATCTCGATCGCGCTCGCGAACTCGGGCGCCATGCAGGTCGAGCTGATCCAACAGCACGACGACACCCCGAGCATCTACCGCGAGTTCATCGACGCGCGAGGCGAGGGCTACCACCAGCTCGCCTGGTGGGCCACCGACTTCGACGCCGTGATGCAGAAGGCGGCCGCCGCAGGGTGGCCCGCCGTCTGGTCGGGCGACGGCGGCGCGGTGCGGTTCGCCTACTTCGAGCCCAACCCCGAGATCAGTACCGTGTTCGAGGTGATGGAGCTCAACGACACCAGTCGAGGCATGGTCGATCTGGTCGCGATCGCCGCGGCGCACTGGGACGGGGTCAGCGATCCAGTCCGATCACTCGTCTGA
- a CDS encoding SDR family NAD(P)-dependent oxidoreductase: MTRVAVVTGGASGMGLAIGQRLAADGHRVALLDLDGGAAERAAADVRGTGAQAIAATVDVADRGAVDAALELVREELGPVEIMVTSAGLDAFSPFTDISAEMWDRIIAVNLTGTFHCLQAAVPDMLAAGWGRIVTISSSSAQGGAARMAHYVASKGGVIGLTKALAVELGPHGITVNTIPPGAIDTPMSRRAQESGSLPDTEIIAKMIPVRRTGTPEDIAAACAFLCSEEAGYITGQQINLNGGRYL; the protein is encoded by the coding sequence ATGACCCGCGTGGCAGTGGTGACGGGCGGTGCGTCCGGCATGGGCCTGGCGATCGGCCAGCGGCTCGCAGCGGACGGGCACCGGGTCGCGCTCCTCGACCTCGACGGCGGCGCGGCCGAGCGTGCGGCCGCGGACGTGCGGGGCACGGGCGCGCAAGCGATCGCGGCCACGGTCGACGTCGCAGACCGGGGCGCCGTCGATGCGGCGCTGGAGCTCGTCCGCGAGGAGCTTGGGCCGGTCGAGATCATGGTAACGAGCGCGGGACTCGACGCGTTCTCACCCTTCACCGACATCAGCGCGGAGATGTGGGACCGAATCATCGCCGTGAACCTCACTGGCACGTTCCACTGCCTTCAGGCGGCGGTGCCCGACATGCTTGCGGCCGGTTGGGGCCGGATCGTGACGATCTCGTCGTCGAGCGCGCAGGGTGGTGCAGCGCGGATGGCGCACTACGTCGCTTCGAAGGGAGGCGTGATCGGACTGACGAAGGCGCTCGCCGTCGAGCTCGGACCCCACGGCATCACCGTGAACACGATCCCACCGGGCGCGATCGACACACCGATGTCGCGCCGCGCGCAAGAATCCGGTTCGCTCCCCGACACTGAGATCATCGCCAAGATGATCCCGGTACGCAGGACGGGAACACCTGAGGACATCGCTGCCGCGTGTGCCTTCCTGTGCTCGGAGGAAGCCGGGTACATCACCGGCCAACAGATCAACCTCAACGGCGGCAGGTACCTATGA
- a CDS encoding SDR family NAD(P)-dependent oxidoreductase encodes MSAASEPVEFAERYGPWAVVAGASEGVGASVARLLGDRGVNVVLVARRQEALDDVAATVATTTRALALDLSTANAGDELAAATADLDVGLLIYNAGADPYMVRFLDKPVDV; translated from the coding sequence GTGAGTGCGGCTTCCGAACCGGTCGAATTCGCGGAGCGCTATGGGCCGTGGGCAGTCGTGGCCGGCGCATCCGAAGGCGTGGGCGCCTCGGTCGCTCGGCTGCTCGGTGACCGCGGCGTCAACGTGGTGCTCGTAGCGCGCCGTCAGGAGGCGCTCGACGACGTGGCAGCCACCGTCGCCACCACGACGAGGGCGCTCGCGCTGGATCTCAGCACGGCGAATGCGGGTGACGAGCTCGCGGCAGCGACCGCCGACCTCGACGTCGGCCTGCTGATCTACAACGCGGGTGCCGACCCGTACATGGTCCGGTTCCTCGACAAGCCAGTGGACGT
- a CDS encoding TetR family transcriptional regulator produces the protein MATQSLATQLRVKRSEMMISELEDVALRLFEKRGFDEVTVDEIASEARISARTFYRYFPAKEDVLQVKINQRTEALRAALAARPPHEPPLHSIRLALEEAVGLEDTTQLRRWTAVVAATPSVLRAVLGGIQMKSQRVLSEFLGARLDMPSDALVPTMLAAATDGMIRAAQTQWFLQGGDLATKVSDALEVLERGIGADPKTWS, from the coding sequence TTGGCAACCCAGTCGCTGGCGACGCAGCTGAGGGTCAAGCGCTCGGAGATGATGATCTCGGAGCTCGAGGATGTTGCGCTCCGGCTGTTCGAGAAGCGCGGGTTCGACGAAGTCACGGTCGACGAGATCGCCTCTGAAGCGCGCATCTCGGCGCGAACGTTCTACCGCTACTTTCCGGCCAAAGAAGACGTGCTGCAGGTGAAGATCAACCAGCGCACCGAAGCATTGCGAGCCGCGCTGGCGGCGCGGCCCCCCCACGAGCCTCCGCTGCACTCGATCCGCCTCGCGCTCGAGGAAGCGGTCGGGCTGGAGGACACGACCCAGCTGAGACGATGGACTGCCGTGGTCGCGGCCACTCCGAGCGTGTTGCGGGCAGTGCTCGGCGGCATCCAGATGAAGAGCCAACGAGTGCTTTCGGAGTTCCTCGGTGCCCGCCTCGACATGCCGAGTGACGCACTGGTGCCGACGATGCTGGCGGCTGCAACCGACGGCATGATCCGCGCAGCCCAGACGCAGTGGTTCCTGCAAGGTGGAGACCTGGCCACGAAGGTCTCCGATGCCCTGGAGGTCCTCGAACGCGGGATCGGTGCTGATCCCAAGACCTGGTCGTGA
- a CDS encoding ferredoxin--NADP reductase gives MELHDHEYHLLTVVDVVDETADTRSFTLEIPPELEDTFAYSAGQFCTFRATIDGAPVVRCYSMSSSPDTDDPFTTAVKRVPEGLMSNWMNDTLAPGDTLEVLRPTGLFVLHDRDVPIVAFAGGSGITPVISIVKSALATTNRRIQLVYANRDADAVIFAGDLERLRSESDGLLSVHHHLDSDGGFLDAAQCAAFVGDDVHADFYVCGPGLYMDVVEAGLNTLGVTPDRVFIERFDVPEPAAASVDVEASTESVVIKLAQHENTVPYQAGDTILETARRAGLSPPFSCEQGNCATCMAHLDDGTVTMRVNNALSPDEVDEGWVLTCQSLPTSPKVVVDYDA, from the coding sequence ATGGAGCTGCACGACCACGAGTACCACCTGCTCACCGTGGTCGACGTCGTCGACGAGACCGCCGACACTCGATCGTTCACCCTCGAGATCCCGCCCGAGCTCGAGGACACGTTCGCCTACTCGGCCGGGCAGTTCTGCACGTTCCGCGCCACGATCGACGGCGCGCCGGTCGTGCGCTGCTACTCGATGTCGAGCTCGCCGGATACCGACGACCCCTTCACGACGGCGGTCAAGCGCGTCCCCGAAGGGCTCATGTCGAACTGGATGAACGACACGTTGGCGCCGGGCGACACCCTCGAGGTGCTCCGCCCCACGGGCCTCTTCGTCCTCCACGACCGTGACGTGCCGATCGTCGCGTTCGCAGGCGGCAGCGGTATCACGCCCGTGATCTCGATCGTCAAGAGCGCGCTCGCTACCACCAACCGGCGGATCCAGCTGGTGTACGCGAACCGCGACGCGGACGCGGTGATCTTCGCCGGCGACCTCGAGCGATTGCGCTCGGAGTCCGATGGCCTGCTCTCGGTGCACCATCACCTCGACTCGGACGGCGGGTTCCTCGACGCCGCGCAGTGCGCGGCATTCGTGGGCGACGATGTGCACGCGGACTTCTACGTGTGCGGGCCGGGGCTGTACATGGACGTGGTCGAAGCGGGGCTCAACACGCTCGGCGTCACACCGGACCGGGTGTTCATCGAGCGGTTCGACGTTCCGGAACCCGCGGCCGCGAGCGTCGACGTCGAGGCCTCCACCGAGTCGGTGGTGATCAAGCTCGCCCAGCATGAGAACACGGTGCCGTACCAAGCGGGTGACACCATCCTCGAGACCGCGCGGCGCGCGGGGTTGAGCCCGCCCTTCTCGTGCGAGCAGGGCAACTGCGCCACCTGCATGGCCCATCTCGACGACGGCACGGTCACGATGCGAGTGAACAATGCGCTGTCACCGGACGAGGTCGATGAGGGCTGGGTCCTCACCTGCCAGAGCCTGCCCACCAGCCCGAAGGTGGTCGTCGACTACGACGCTTGA
- a CDS encoding zinc-binding dehydrogenase, with product MKAVRGTEGGVDVVDVDEPPGTGELLEMRSTSVCASDLMYIDLGSRQILGHELAGVREDGTAVVVEAIYGCMECEQCLRGAYNLCPTHGQRALGISADGGMAEQFRAPAARLVPLPSGIDVADASIVEPTSVSWHALRLAETGPGMRVAVVGAGALGLLAVAGARRMGAEDVSLEARHPHQREAGERLGASVGTKGAYDVVVEAAGSTESLARSIELAAPGGTVVVLGVHLGTVEVDWMPLFNREARIIPSLGYCRHDERREMEDAAAMIADDPEIARTVITHRFPIEDSAEAFRVAGDKASGAIRVVI from the coding sequence GTGAAGGCGGTGCGGGGCACTGAGGGTGGCGTCGATGTCGTCGACGTCGACGAGCCGCCGGGCACGGGCGAGCTCCTCGAGATGCGGTCGACGAGCGTGTGCGCGTCGGACTTGATGTACATCGACTTGGGCAGCCGGCAGATCCTTGGTCACGAGCTCGCCGGCGTCCGCGAGGACGGCACCGCGGTCGTCGTCGAAGCCATCTACGGGTGCATGGAGTGCGAGCAGTGTCTGCGCGGGGCCTACAACCTCTGCCCCACGCACGGGCAGCGCGCACTCGGCATCTCCGCCGACGGCGGGATGGCCGAGCAGTTCCGCGCCCCCGCAGCACGTCTGGTTCCATTGCCATCCGGCATCGATGTCGCCGACGCGTCGATTGTCGAGCCGACGAGCGTCTCGTGGCACGCGCTGCGCCTCGCCGAGACGGGTCCGGGAATGCGGGTCGCGGTTGTTGGCGCGGGCGCGCTCGGCCTGCTCGCCGTCGCCGGGGCCCGCCGCATGGGCGCCGAGGATGTGAGCCTCGAGGCGCGCCACCCGCATCAGCGGGAAGCGGGCGAGCGCCTGGGCGCGAGCGTTGGCACGAAGGGTGCGTACGACGTGGTCGTCGAGGCTGCCGGCTCCACCGAGAGTCTCGCCCGGTCGATCGAGCTGGCCGCGCCCGGAGGCACGGTCGTCGTGCTCGGTGTCCACCTCGGCACGGTCGAGGTGGACTGGATGCCGCTGTTCAACCGGGAAGCACGCATCATCCCGTCACTCGGGTACTGCCGCCACGACGAGAGGCGCGAGATGGAAGACGCCGCCGCGATGATCGCCGACGATCCGGAGATCGCCCGGACGGTCATCACGCACCGGTTCCCCATCGAAGACTCTGCCGAGGCGTTTCGTGTCGCCGGCGACAAGGCATCCGGTGCGATCCGGGTCGTCATCGA
- a CDS encoding FadD3 family acyl-CoA ligase, with protein MRSEVTWPTIPAMVRDATRRFGDAEAVVDGDRRVTFHELVAAVADAARALLASGIECGDRVAIWAPNSLEWIVAALGVTTAGGVLVPVNTRFKGAEAAYILDRSRARALFTVRGFLDTDYPALLADAGVELPALEHTVLLSGDPDGASIGWDEFLARGGAVTDAVLDDRVASIGPDDPSDVVFTSGTTGNPKGVVMTHGQTLRAFLDWCDFADLRTGDRYLIANPFFHIFGYKAGCLASLLRGATMIPVAVFDAGVVLELVERERVSMLPGPPTIYFSLLDHPDRTSRDISSLRTAVTGAADIPVELIRRVREELPFERIVTGYGLTEAGTVTGSKPDDDFDHIATTVGVPWPGFEVRTVTEAGADAPIGEPGEVVVRGETVMRSYFDDPDATAATIDTEGWLHTGDLGTLDADGYLRIVGRIKDMFIVGGFNAYPAEIENLLLGHPRIAQVAVIGVPDDRLGEVPKAFVVLDPGPPIDAAEIIEWARGEMANFKVPRSVEFLDALPVNATGKVVKDELRARADAAS; from the coding sequence GTGCGCAGCGAGGTCACCTGGCCGACGATTCCCGCGATGGTGCGGGACGCGACGCGCCGGTTCGGCGACGCCGAAGCCGTCGTCGACGGTGATCGGCGCGTCACCTTCCACGAGCTCGTCGCCGCGGTCGCGGACGCCGCCCGGGCCTTGCTCGCGTCGGGCATCGAGTGCGGCGATCGGGTCGCCATATGGGCACCGAACTCGCTCGAGTGGATCGTCGCCGCGCTCGGCGTGACGACGGCGGGCGGCGTGCTCGTCCCGGTGAACACGCGCTTCAAGGGTGCCGAGGCCGCCTACATCCTCGATCGCAGCCGCGCCCGCGCGCTGTTCACCGTGCGTGGGTTCCTCGACACGGACTACCCAGCGCTGCTCGCAGACGCGGGGGTCGAGCTCCCCGCGCTCGAGCACACCGTCCTGCTCTCGGGCGATCCCGACGGCGCGAGCATCGGGTGGGACGAGTTCCTCGCCCGAGGAGGTGCGGTCACCGACGCGGTCCTCGACGACCGCGTCGCGTCCATCGGCCCCGACGACCCGAGCGACGTGGTCTTCACCTCGGGCACCACCGGCAACCCAAAGGGCGTCGTGATGACGCACGGCCAGACACTGCGCGCCTTCCTCGATTGGTGCGACTTCGCCGATCTGCGCACGGGTGATCGGTACCTCATCGCGAACCCGTTCTTCCACATCTTCGGGTACAAGGCGGGGTGCCTGGCGTCGCTCCTGCGCGGCGCCACCATGATCCCCGTCGCCGTCTTTGATGCCGGCGTGGTGCTCGAGCTCGTGGAGCGCGAGCGCGTCTCGATGCTCCCCGGCCCGCCCACCATCTACTTCTCGTTGCTCGACCATCCCGATCGCACGAGCCGCGACATCTCGAGCCTGCGCACCGCGGTCACCGGTGCCGCCGACATCCCGGTGGAGCTCATCCGCCGGGTTCGCGAAGAGCTGCCGTTCGAGCGCATCGTCACGGGCTACGGACTCACCGAGGCCGGGACCGTCACCGGCAGCAAGCCTGATGACGACTTCGATCACATCGCGACGACGGTCGGGGTGCCGTGGCCCGGGTTCGAGGTGCGCACCGTGACCGAGGCGGGAGCAGACGCACCGATCGGGGAGCCAGGGGAGGTGGTGGTGCGCGGGGAGACCGTGATGCGCAGCTACTTCGACGACCCCGACGCGACGGCCGCCACCATCGACACCGAGGGATGGCTGCACACTGGTGACCTCGGCACGTTGGACGCCGATGGGTACCTGCGCATCGTCGGACGGATCAAGGACATGTTCATCGTCGGCGGGTTCAACGCCTACCCGGCGGAGATCGAGAACCTCCTGCTCGGGCACCCGCGCATCGCCCAGGTGGCGGTGATCGGTGTGCCCGACGACCGACTCGGCGAGGTCCCGAAGGCGTTCGTGGTGCTCGATCCCGGACCACCGATCGATGCGGCCGAGATCATCGAGTGGGCACGCGGTGAGATGGCGAACTTCAAGGTGCCCCGCAGCGTCGAGTTCCTCGACGCGCTGCCAGTCAACGCGACGGGCAAGGTCGTGAAGGACGAGCTCCGGGCGCGGGCCGACGCGGCCTCGTGA
- a CDS encoding cobalamin B12-binding domain-containing protein: protein MSPVRVLVGKPGLDGHDRGAKLVARALRDAGFEVIYLGIRQRPETIAAVAVQEDVRIVGLSILSGAHVALTKKTADALRAAGADDVLLVVGGTIPKRDVAKLEKAGAAAVYPTGTAIEELVESMRSLSAVPTTP from the coding sequence ATGTCGCCGGTACGCGTCCTGGTCGGTAAGCCCGGGCTCGACGGTCACGACCGAGGGGCGAAGCTCGTGGCGCGCGCGCTGCGGGACGCGGGGTTCGAGGTGATCTACCTCGGGATCCGACAACGTCCTGAGACGATCGCCGCGGTCGCGGTGCAAGAGGACGTGCGCATCGTGGGGCTGAGCATCCTCAGCGGCGCTCATGTCGCGCTCACCAAGAAGACCGCGGATGCACTGCGCGCGGCTGGTGCCGACGACGTGCTGCTCGTGGTCGGGGGCACGATCCCCAAGCGCGACGTCGCGAAGCTCGAGAAGGCAGGCGCCGCCGCGGTCTACCCGACGGGCACTGCGATCGAGGAGCTCGTCGAGAGCATGCGGTCGCTCTCCGCAGTTCCGACGACCCCGTAG
- a CDS encoding carboxymuconolactone decarboxylase family protein, with the protein MSSTGPRIAPLPTDEWSDEETAALRAVYGNKPADALLSDDPDSQPMPNVLATLMRHPALARPFLKYNHALMTTPTVAPRLRELMVLRVAYRTRSTYEWAQHVRLAPRFEITAEELDAIARGADAGVWSPLETELLRATDQLLDHYRIDDDTWSRLAEHLDEHQLIEVAFIVGTYTCLAMVFNSVGLELDPDLDPSAAPPLPDSDA; encoded by the coding sequence ATGAGCTCGACTGGCCCTCGAATCGCGCCACTGCCCACCGACGAGTGGAGCGATGAGGAGACCGCGGCACTTCGCGCCGTGTACGGCAACAAACCGGCCGACGCGCTCCTGTCCGACGACCCGGACTCACAGCCAATGCCGAACGTCCTCGCGACGCTGATGCGCCATCCCGCGCTTGCGCGGCCGTTTCTCAAGTACAACCACGCGCTCATGACCACACCGACCGTGGCGCCAAGACTGCGAGAGCTCATGGTTCTCCGCGTGGCGTATCGCACGCGCTCGACGTACGAGTGGGCGCAACACGTTCGCTTGGCACCGCGCTTCGAGATCACTGCCGAAGAGCTCGATGCCATCGCGCGCGGGGCCGACGCCGGCGTCTGGTCACCGCTCGAAACGGAGCTGCTCAGAGCGACTGACCAGCTCCTCGACCACTACCGCATCGACGACGACACGTGGTCTCGACTCGCCGAGCATCTCGACGAGCACCAGCTCATCGAGGTGGCGTTCATCGTGGGCACGTACACGTGCCTGGCGATGGTGTTCAACAGCGTCGGCCTCGAGCTCGATCCCGACCTCGACCCGAGCGCCGCTCCCCCGCTGCCCGACTCGGACGCGTAG
- a CDS encoding nuclear transport factor 2 family protein, translating to MSADRSDREQIHDVLVRYATGIDTKSWPLFRTCFTADVHADYGDTGVWDGVDAITEYMTGAHEHMIATQHMMSNFVIDVDGDTASAASYVHVVLTLTEDPLRWVEAVGHYADELVRAADGWRICNRTYSMTRLLASEGVLG from the coding sequence GTGAGCGCAGACCGTTCAGATCGCGAGCAGATCCACGACGTGCTCGTCCGGTACGCCACCGGCATCGACACCAAGAGCTGGCCGCTGTTCCGGACCTGCTTCACTGCCGATGTCCATGCCGACTATGGCGATACCGGGGTCTGGGACGGTGTCGATGCCATCACGGAGTACATGACGGGCGCCCACGAGCACATGATCGCAACCCAGCACATGATGTCGAACTTCGTCATCGACGTCGACGGCGACACCGCGTCGGCAGCGTCCTACGTGCATGTCGTGCTGACCCTCACTGAGGATCCATTGCGGTGGGTCGAGGCCGTCGGCCACTACGCCGACGAGCTCGTGCGCGCCGCTGACGGTTGGCGGATCTGCAACAGGACGTACTCGATGACCCGCCTCCTTGCGTCCGAAGGAGTCCTCGGGTGA
- a CDS encoding LLM class F420-dependent oxidoreductase, with the protein MRFGLMIGPERGRYREKVAKLVADAEAAEAAGFTSIWVPQIPDEFDALTAIVLMARATTSVELGTAVMPIQTRHPVAMAQQALATQAVCEGRFTLGLGPSHHWIVEDMLGLHYERPARLVRDYVEVLNAAFNGPAPVDVENDSFRVHNPLDITDIAPTPILVSALAPVMLRVAGEHASGTILWMADERAIGDHIVPRITKAAEEAGRPSPRIVAGLPVVVCANDEVDAARAWSNQALGHAEYSPNYERLLEQGDAREVGDLLAAGDESAVLARLQSFRDAGATDLSFRILPMGSDREARIESRRRTEAFLASVCPDL; encoded by the coding sequence GTGCGGTTCGGGTTGATGATCGGTCCCGAGCGGGGGCGCTACCGCGAGAAGGTCGCGAAGCTCGTCGCCGATGCCGAGGCGGCCGAGGCGGCCGGCTTCACGTCGATCTGGGTGCCGCAGATCCCGGACGAGTTCGACGCCCTCACCGCGATCGTGCTGATGGCTCGGGCGACCACGAGCGTCGAGCTGGGAACGGCAGTGATGCCGATCCAGACGCGTCACCCGGTCGCGATGGCGCAGCAAGCGCTCGCGACGCAGGCGGTGTGCGAGGGCCGGTTCACGTTGGGGCTCGGGCCGTCACACCACTGGATCGTCGAGGACATGCTCGGCCTGCACTACGAGCGTCCCGCGCGCCTCGTGCGCGACTACGTCGAGGTGCTCAACGCCGCGTTCAATGGTCCCGCGCCGGTCGACGTCGAGAACGACAGCTTTCGCGTTCACAACCCGCTCGACATCACCGACATCGCCCCGACGCCGATCCTGGTCTCCGCGCTCGCGCCGGTGATGCTGCGAGTCGCAGGCGAGCACGCATCCGGCACCATCCTCTGGATGGCGGACGAGCGCGCCATCGGTGATCACATCGTCCCGCGCATCACGAAGGCGGCCGAGGAGGCGGGCCGTCCGAGCCCGCGGATCGTGGCTGGCCTTCCGGTCGTGGTGTGCGCGAACGATGAAGTGGACGCGGCGCGGGCCTGGTCGAACCAGGCGCTCGGTCACGCCGAGTACTCACCGAACTACGAGCGGCTTCTCGAGCAGGGGGACGCTCGCGAGGTCGGCGACCTGTTGGCTGCGGGTGACGAATCCGCCGTGCTCGCGCGCCTGCAGAGCTTCCGCGACGCCGGTGCCACCGACCTCTCCTTCCGGATCCTCCCGATGGGCTCCGACCGCGAGGCGCGCATCGAGTCACGACGCCGGACCGAGGCGTTCCTCGCGTCGGTCTGCCCCGACCTTTGA
- a CDS encoding enoyl-CoA hydratase-related protein, with translation MSDELVRERRGAVLVARLNRPDARNALSPEIIRGISAAVVDAETDAEIRAVVLTGTGDKAFCAGMDLRAFAAGGETSLDEDASRGFFRLLEGDVGVPVVGAANATAVAGGFELLLGCDMIVASSEAEFGLPEVKRGLFPAGNGTSLGTRIPLAVALEMALTGDAITAARAHDLGLVNAVVPPDEVMPRAVALADRIAANGPLGVKAVKELVRMSISDPARALDRRREWQEIVFASEDAKEGATAFVEKRAPVWKGR, from the coding sequence ATGAGCGACGAGCTGGTGCGCGAGCGGCGGGGTGCCGTGCTGGTGGCCCGCCTCAATCGGCCCGACGCGCGGAACGCGCTCTCCCCCGAGATCATCCGCGGCATCAGTGCGGCGGTCGTCGACGCCGAGACGGATGCCGAGATCCGCGCGGTCGTGCTCACCGGAACCGGCGACAAGGCGTTCTGCGCGGGCATGGACCTGCGCGCCTTCGCCGCTGGTGGCGAGACGTCCCTGGACGAAGATGCGTCGCGCGGCTTCTTCCGGTTGCTCGAGGGCGACGTGGGCGTCCCCGTCGTGGGTGCCGCCAACGCCACCGCGGTGGCCGGCGGCTTCGAATTGCTGCTCGGCTGCGACATGATCGTCGCGTCGTCAGAGGCCGAGTTCGGCCTGCCCGAGGTGAAGCGTGGGCTCTTCCCAGCCGGGAACGGAACATCGCTCGGCACCAGGATCCCACTCGCCGTCGCGTTGGAGATGGCGCTCACCGGCGATGCGATCACCGCCGCGCGCGCCCATGACCTCGGCTTGGTGAACGCAGTGGTGCCACCCGATGAGGTGATGCCGCGCGCGGTGGCGCTTGCAGATCGGATCGCCGCGAACGGGCCCCTCGGTGTGAAGGCGGTGAAGGAGCTCGTCCGTATGAGCATCTCGGATCCGGCGCGCGCCCTCGATCGTCGCCGCGAATGGCAGGAGATCGTGTTCGCCAGCGAGGACGCCAAGGAAGGCGCGACCGCATTCGTCGAGAAACGAGCACCGGTGTGGAAGGGTCGCTGA